A genomic region of Papaver somniferum cultivar HN1 chromosome 7, ASM357369v1, whole genome shotgun sequence contains the following coding sequences:
- the LOC113300149 gene encoding uncharacterized protein LOC113300149, whose product MELFFLQFRLGIGSQRVLHLIHEYSIRLKSCMHNTTSDLDILNYFRVVRRKVKTSQPMECFWYPPNDDELVICCDGAAKGNHGVAGASAVVKDANCNFVRAMSIGLGRTTNFLAELYGVIVGLEWALKWEVRKIVVRTNSVGALTALSTSNVPWFLSKGGEIFKENMIQFVLYIVIVKSILQLILWLIEVVC is encoded by the exons ATGGAGCTGTTTTTTTTGCAGTTCAGGCTTGGGATTGGATCGCAG AGAGTTTTGCATTTGATTCATGAATATTCCATTCGTTTGAAGAGTTGTATGCATAACACAACTTCAGACCTTGATATTCTGAACTACTTTCGTGTGGTTCGTAGAAAGGTGAAGACTTCTCAGCCAATGGAATGTTTTTGGTATCCCCCGAATGATGATGAGTTAGTGATTTGCTGTGACGGTGCGGCAAAAGGCAACCATGGGGTTGCAGGCGCAAGTGCGGTGGTAAAAGATGCGAACTGTAATTTTGTAAGAGCCATGAGTATTGGCTTAGGCAGAACTACAAATTTCCTGGCGGAGCTGTATGGAGTTATTGTGGGCCTGGAGTGGGCTTTGAAGTGGGAGGTCCGTAAAATTGTGGTGAGAACTAATTCAGTTGGAGCTTTAACGGCCCTTTCTACCTCTAATGTTCCTTGGTTCCTCAGCAAAGGTGGAGAGATATTCAAGGAAAATATGATTCAATTCGTTTTGTACATTGTTATCGTGAAGTCAATTTTGCAGCTGATACTATGGCTAATAGAGGTTGTTTGCTAA